A region of the Phaseolus vulgaris cultivar G19833 chromosome 11, P. vulgaris v2.0, whole genome shotgun sequence genome:
ttttaacttttatgaaGAAAAAAGTTATTGTATTTTCCATACAAGTCTCTTTgtaatctattttttattttaaaaactactaTAGATTACTCTTTGTAATACTatttaaatgtaaaaaattCGAAACTATTAcgaaaagtaaattttaaaactaataccACCTTCACAAAAATCGATTTAGAAAATGAGGtttacattatataatataaaattttctaatttttaatcgATCTCCAACACAATCTAGAGTTGCGTGAGTTTGGCATTTCCATTTTCAAGTCCCTTGTTGGATTTGAGGTTGAAATTACCGAAAGAGGCTTCCATGTCTTCAAGTGTTTTACCCCGTGTCTCAGGAAGCGCGATGTAGAAGAATAAACCCCCAGTTGCAGCAATACCACAGTAGAGGAAGAAAGTTCCACCAACAGTGATGGCTTTAGTGAGGGACAAAAAAGTCATTGTAATAACCCCACTTGTGATTCTATTCACAACAACACCCGCAGCCACACCCTGCGCTCGCAATCTCAGTGGAAAGATCTCAGCACTGTAAACCCACGTGATGGGTCCCGCACCGATGGAAAACGTCGCCACGAAGACCAACACCATCGTTATGCTCAATCCAATGGCCCACATCGGTTTACTCTCCGACTGTTCAATGATGGTAAAGACGATTCCGAGTATGAGAAACGAGACCACCATGCCTCCAACACTAGACAATAACATGGGACGACGACCCACGCGGTCCATCATAAAAGTAGCAACCAAGATGAACGTGGTCTTCACGAATCCAACGGCCACAGTTGCAAGAAGCTTATGCGTGTCATCGGTCATCCCAGCCTTCTCGAAGATTCTCGGGCTGTATAAAACGACGGCGTCCACCCCCGACGCTTGTTGGAAGCAGTAAATCCCGAGGGCTGCAATTAAGATGTGGCGAATCGCAGGCGTTGGATAAAGGAACAACTCTTTCCATACGTTGTTGCCGGAACTTTGTTTGGTCACCTGAACGACGTCGTCGTTGCAACTCTCTGGGATCCCTGCGGCTTGTTTGATATCAGCTAGCCTCTGTTGAGCTTCTTCCTTACTGTCAGAGGTTTTGTTGAGCACTATCCTTGCCTCTCCCAAACGTCCCTTCATCACCAGCCACCGCGGAGATTCCGGCATCACCAGCACTCCCACCGTTAAGAGTATCGAAGGAATTGCACCGATTCCAAGCATCATTCGCCATCCCAACTTCAATGTCATCTTTGAaaatgcatagttggatatgTATCCAAGCAATATccctccattaataaaaacctGCTAAATCACATTTTCGTAAATAAACATaactaaatcaaattttaatctATGGACTGTAGGACATGGAGTGtgtaattcaaaaaatatctGTTATATTTATGATAATTGTAGTacgttctaacacaattttaaaaaaaatatattaattttttaaaaattcaaatttattgtataaattgttattatgattataaaaataataaataaattcttgtAATCCAGTcatgaaaatcatttttttttcaaaaaataatttgattatgtacataaatctttattgtcaatttatataatttataattatataatatatgtatcCGTGttcccgtgtcctacattttaaatattCGTATTCGTGTCGTATCAGTAGTGTCAGTGTGTATgtgttatataaattttaattcaacAATATTTAACAGAAAAAGATGACCTCGGTGAAGGAAGTGAGGAAGCCGCGATAGGAGGCTGGGGAGACCTCGGCGGAGTACACAGGGCCGATCATGAGGGCGTAGCCGATGCCGATTCCCGCCACGAAACGCCCGAACATGAGAAAGGAATAGTTGGGGGAGAAGCCCATGAGAAGTGCTCCGGCGAAGAAGATGGTGCCGGCGAAGACAATGGTGTATCGCCGCCCTAGCCAGTCGGAGGTTCTGCCGGCCACGCATGAGCCTATGAGTGAGTACAGGTTGATGATTCCCAACAGTATCTCTATTTGCACGTCCGACACCTTTAGGTCTCTCTTTATGTATATGGCTGCACCGGTCATCACCCCAATATctataacaataacaaaatatGTATATAACTCAATTTGGATCCAAGCATGCAAACTCATCTTTCTCCAAAACTAAACAAAATCGAGAGAATCCACCAACTATCTATATAATCAACAACAACTAAAACCGCATAAAAAACCCAACCCTAAAACCATTTACAAAAATTTGAACGCATTTTGGAAAGAACAACCGTAAAATGGAATGAATAACTTAACAAGACTCACCATAACCAAGTAAAATGCATGTAGTGGAGGCCAATATAGCGCAACCAAAAGCATACTTGTTGGTTTTGTGCTTCTTGGGAGGATCGAAATCTTCAAGTGTTTTATCAGTTTCAACTACCTTATCCTCAGTCATGTTGTTGACTTAGTTGAAGTGATATCAGCACAAGAGAAAATGTGAGAGGAAAGGAGGGAGACGAGAGAAAAGCGTCTTAAATTGGTAACATGCATCTAATTTTTGGGTGATATATATGTAGTATGAGGACATGTGAAGAGAGAGATTGGGCAGTAAAGGAAAAGATTTGTTTAATACCAAAAAGTAAAATGCATACATTTTTTTGACaaatcattataataatataataatattttaaattaaaaatgaataaaatataattgtacTGTGACGACTGAATCAGGCACAATGAGACGACTAAATCAGTCACAATGAGTCGGTCAGAAATTCGACCATTTAATCAATCAACCACAATGAAAAGGTCATGTGACGACACGTGACCGACCTATGACGACGAGCCATGAGTTGACCAAGTCAACAAGGTTAATCTTTGATTAAGGGTTGTTTAACACAATCCTAAACATAAACCAACCCACTAATCTGGTCCACCAACAAAGacccattaaggtaatataaataacataaattcCAAGAActaggtacgtcattatctacagtactctGACACCCGAGTCCCGACACActaactgacttgagcgttggaatGTCTTCTGCAGGTATCATTCTAGCGTGTGAGACCAGACAACCGAGAGGAGGAAGATGAAGCAGGAAGTAAGCAGTGACAGTATTCGACCGAAGAGAATGGAAGAACAATCGTTTTCTAGGTTCCAACATCTATTcgaaaacaataattaaaatattaatttattagtaaGTGAAGTGGGAGTATTTTACTGTCTgtattgttatcatataaaaCCCCATATTAAATAGATAATGATACATTGAGaatctataattttttatataacagTGTTATAactcttaattttattattttaatatatttttatatcatttaaacttactttttattatatatatttatttttaatcttatgTATAAAACTCCAAATATTCTCAAATCATTTTCCTTATTAAATAGACCAAATCGGCATGCATAAGCCTTTGTCACCATAAACTAAAGAAGAGTGTCACATGGTGGGAGTAAAATCCCCAGCACTGCTTCCTACCTACACAAATCGCTGTCACTTTGTATGCcacatatatattttgtttctttctcaaaatcaaaatgaataagtgCAACTGAATAAGAATGTCTATCATAATAATCATGATAGTCCTACAAATCATCATACGTGTGTATACATTTTATACTTCAAACTCAATGTACTGTTGATGACTGAAAACATTGGCAATATTAGAGATATAGTAGACTTCACCTATCGAGGTTATATTGAGGCCCAGATAATGTTGAAAACTTAGAACAACAAAAtaaatcttaataatatttaaaaatcaattaatgGCTTAATTCATTCGAACTATTATagattaactttaaaaaaaaagataatttgaatttaatatgAAGAGTGTTCTCGTCTGTCTAAATAGATGAACATcattcattattatattattgtgCAGTAGTTAGCAATAAAAACGTAATAAACCATATATCATTGGGACAACGAAAACTGTGTCTGTCACATTCTGGCACCCATATAGTCCACAAGTGTGAGCAGtggtttaatattattttaataatcaatGTGTGTGTATGAATGATCATACTTATGtttctttcatttcttttttttcatctcTTTGGGAAACCAACCCACCTTCCACTATGTATGGAGAAAAATGCGCAAATGAGTTGTTTCACATACAATCGCTTAAAAGtgactaaaataataatattttatttctgttgtggagtttataaaatattctgAAAAGATTTAAAATTTGGGTGCTTAGATTATATATTGTGAATTTAGATTAAAAGATTTTGGAGTTTAATATGTTCTCTTGCATATTCTTTGTCTGAGTTTTTCTCAATTACTCTTTAGTTCTTCATTCTCGTCACCTTCTCCAACATCCAACATTTGATAATGACGATTCAGAGTTTGATAACAATGATGATTAACGtatattacttttaataaattataaacaaacaTATCATCATTACATAATTATACTAATATTATGAACGGATAATTTTTCTAGAAAAATTGTTAGGACTAGAGGAGGGATGGTTAGATTGTTAGGCGTGGCAACCGAGACGTGGAGTTTCTACATCGATGCACGATCATCTAGCTATAAACCTATGAAGCATCCCTTATTCTGGTATTTTATCACCGTTTAATCCTGGTAGTCCATATATTTCATCTCATTCCTCGACATCGTCTTCTAGCCCATCTTCCTCCACCCCCTCGTCCTCTGGGCATGGAGAATT
Encoded here:
- the LOC137830663 gene encoding polyol transporter 5-like, which produces MTEDKVVETDKTLEDFDPPKKHKTNKYAFGCAILASTTCILLGYDIGVMTGAAIYIKRDLKVSDVQIEILLGIINLYSLIGSCVAGRTSDWLGRRYTIVFAGTIFFAGALLMGFSPNYSFLMFGRFVAGIGIGYALMIGPVYSAEVSPASYRGFLTSFTEVFINGGILLGYISNYAFSKMTLKLGWRMMLGIGAIPSILLTVGVLVMPESPRWLVMKGRLGEARIVLNKTSDSKEEAQQRLADIKQAAGIPESCNDDVVQVTKQSSGNNVWKELFLYPTPAIRHILIAALGIYCFQQASGVDAVVLYSPRIFEKAGMTDDTHKLLATVAVGFVKTTFILVATFMMDRVGRRPMLLSSVGGMVVSFLILGIVFTIIEQSESKPMWAIGLSITMVLVFVATFSIGAGPITWVYSAEIFPLRLRAQGVAAGVVVNRITSGVITMTFLSLTKAITVGGTFFLYCGIAATGGLFFYIALPETRGKTLEDMEASFGNFNLKSNKGLENGNAKLTQL